The following proteins are encoded in a genomic region of Acetobacter oryzoeni:
- a CDS encoding Gfo/Idh/MocA family protein, with the protein MHQLIHDKKIRYAVIGCGQISQQSFIPGIARATNSTLAALVTGDMKKAEALEARYGVRVWHYDELPDLLASGEIDAVYLATPNGLHRQYAVPVLEAGLHLLLEKPMATSVEDCEAILQAQRIGGGKLMIAYRLHCEPGTVELVSRCRNGDFGTLVGFSSVFGQDVSQSNHRAHGGYWSGPVPDLGNYPINAVRHMFGAEPVEVTAVGVCTPDRDFNFDDTVSVILRFADGRIADFTVSYACAPVEGLTLFGSRGSVKVGPCYTFGSSVAITYSTLIDGKKDHHTYGPVEQFGGETFYFSECILNDRNPEPDGEDGLRDVRVLEAVEAALITGKPQSLPPLAAREGIQREQMVILPPVEDEPSDSDLIGVMAQAVS; encoded by the coding sequence GGTATTGCGCGGGCCACCAATTCTACCTTGGCCGCCTTGGTAACCGGCGACATGAAGAAGGCAGAAGCGCTTGAAGCCCGCTATGGTGTGCGGGTGTGGCATTATGATGAACTCCCCGACCTTCTGGCATCGGGAGAGATTGATGCAGTCTATCTGGCAACACCAAACGGGCTGCACAGGCAATATGCGGTTCCGGTGCTGGAGGCAGGGTTACATCTTCTGCTTGAAAAACCCATGGCAACCAGTGTGGAGGATTGCGAGGCAATTCTGCAGGCTCAACGTATCGGCGGAGGCAAGCTTATGATTGCCTACCGGCTGCATTGTGAGCCGGGAACGGTGGAACTGGTATCACGCTGCCGTAATGGGGATTTTGGAACCCTTGTCGGTTTCAGTTCGGTTTTTGGGCAGGATGTATCGCAATCAAACCATCGTGCCCATGGCGGTTACTGGTCGGGCCCGGTGCCGGATCTTGGCAATTATCCTATCAATGCAGTCCGCCACATGTTTGGGGCTGAACCCGTGGAGGTTACAGCAGTTGGTGTATGCACGCCAGACCGGGACTTCAATTTTGACGATACGGTTTCGGTCATACTGCGGTTTGCTGATGGGCGGATTGCAGATTTTACGGTCAGCTATGCCTGCGCGCCAGTAGAAGGCCTAACCCTTTTTGGTAGCCGTGGCAGTGTGAAAGTCGGCCCATGTTATACTTTTGGTTCATCTGTCGCCATTACGTACAGCACGTTGATTGACGGAAAAAAAGACCATCACACTTATGGCCCCGTTGAGCAGTTCGGGGGAGAAACCTTTTATTTCTCGGAATGTATCCTGAATGACCGCAACCCCGAACCAGATGGGGAGGATGGATTGCGTGATGTACGTGTTCTGGAAGCTGTGGAAGCCGCACTCATTACCGGAAAACCTCAGTCTCTGCCGCCTCTTGCTGCGCGGGAGGGGATACAGCGGGAGCAGATGGTCATTCTGCCGCCCGTCGAAGATGAACCTTCGGATAGCGACTTGATCGGCGTGATGGCGCAAGCTGTTTCATAA